In Actinomycetota bacterium, the DNA window TCTGGGCCTTCCGGGAGGGTTACACCGTAGAGGAGTTGAACGAGATCCTCGATGAGTGGAATCACCTGTACAATTACGAAAGACCCCACCAGAGCTTGGGGTATCTTACGCCCATGGAATTTCTCAAAAGATGGAGTGAAGGAAGCGAGGATAGGGCTTATGTGTCCACGATGTAGTGAACCAGCACATGGTCTTGAGATTCCGGAGATGAAGGAGTAGATTATCAATACGTCTCAAGTTGGCCGGTTTTCAAGTGGTGATTCGTGGCCGGTTTTAAGTGCCGAGTGACAGTGCGCGGGGGCGGGGGAGATGTCCCATGTCCGGGGCTGACCCCATGTCTGGTACGGGGATGAGAAGGAGGTAAAGATGGCTTACCGCGTTACGATGCGAAGGTTTTTTCTGCTCGCGGTACCCACCCTGGGGGGCGCGGCGCTGTGGCGCATAGCCGTTGAGCCCATGCCACGCGAGGACACAGGCTGCACGGCCTCTCTGGACACGCGGACGGAGACAGCGGTGACCGCCGACGGCATCGAGCTGAGGATGAAGCGCTACGCCAGGGAGGGAGCGCAGCCGGTACTCCTGGTCCACGGCTTCTTCGGGAACGGGCTGGAGTTCGATGTGCCCCACCGCGGGCACAACCTGGCCCTCTATCTGGCCGAGCACGGTTATGACGTCTGGATCTCCAGCTTCCGGGGATGCGGGAGAGAGCCCTACCGCTGCGGGGTGGGCGACTGGCGCCACAGCGTGGACCACCTCGCCGCCCTGGACGCCCCCGCCCTGGTGGACAGGATCAGGGAGTCCACGGGACGGCGCCCGATATGGATAGGCCACAGCATGGGAGGCATGGTCCTCTACATGTACCTGCAGGGTGTGAAATCCGCGGGAGGGGGCGGTGAGCTGCGCGTGTCCCTCGACCCCGAGGTGGCGGAGGAGCGCAACCGGGCCGTCCTGGGAGGGATAACCATCGGCAGCCCGCCCGGACTGCACCGCGGCGGCGGGGACTGGATAAGGGACCTCGAGCGAATGCCCTTCTTTCGCGCCCTCGCCGGGGCCCTCCTGCGCTGGCTCGCCGTCCAGGACCGGCTGTCCCCTCGCGTGCCGGCCAGCCGCATCGGAGAGATGGTGACCCGCTTCCCGCGCCTGGGGAGGGTGCTGGCGGTGCGGGGACCCGTCGCACGTTTCCTCTACAACGCGGACAACGTGGACCCCGACGCGGGATGGAGCCTGCTGAAGTGGGCCTCCGACAACGTGACCGCGCGCATGGCCGCGCAGATCGTCGCCCTCGCCAGGGACCCCGATTTCCGCGACTTCCACCGCGAGGTGAACTACACCGCCCACATGCAGGCCATCACCGCCCCCCTCTTCTTCATCACCGGCACGAAAGATTTCGTGGGGGACGAGAACGTGCGCCTGGACGCCTATGAGAAGGTGTCGTCTCAACCCAGGCGCTTCCAGTGCTACCGGGACTACGGGCACACCGACCTGGTGATGGGGAAACGCGTATGCGAAGAGGTCTACCCGGACATACTCTCCTGGATCGAGGAGCTATGCTCCCGGGGGAGGTAGCGTGCCCGGCCTCGATTCCGCTTTCTCCTCTCGCAGCCCGGAGTGTTCGGCCACCAGGATAGGGCGATGGAGGATTCCCTTCCTTGAGGGCATCAGACTCGGCTCAGGGAGATGATGCCCCACATCCCGACCGGCTCCACCACGCTGCAGAGCCCAGCCATTTCGAATACAATTACGTCATATTGTCATTATATTAAGAAAAACAATTACAGCGCGATGTCGCCGTGAGATCGCTCAACGGCCGTCCCGGGGCGCACCCCGACCTGGCGCCGGTCAGATAGGGGTCGCTTTGGTCATATGCACCTTCGAGCGGTGATCGGCTCAGGGTCCGAGTTGAGCGTTGTTAGGCTGGCGGGGGGATACGCGTTGGATATCTATTCCTTCAACCCCTGGTGGAGGACGGGCGGGGTGGATGCAGCCCTGGCCGGAAGAAGACGCCGGATCCTGAAAGATGTCCTCTCCTTCCTAGACCTCCGCCAGATGCAGATCCTTTTTTAGTCCACGCAGGGCCGGAAAGACGACCTTGATGTTCCAGCTCATCGACGAGCTGTTGAAGAGGAAGGTCCCTCCCTTCCACATCCTCTATTTTTTCCTTCGACGAGAGCAAGAGCAGCATCGAGGACTTGCTGGGCGCACATGAAGAGAGCGTGCTCGGCAGCCGCTTGTCCGAAGCGGGGCGCATATTCCTTTTCCTCGACGAGATACAGAAGCTCCCCGAATGGGCGGAAAAGATGAAAGTCCTCTATGATATGCATCCCCGGGTGAAGGTCTTCCTTTCGGGCTCCGCTTCTCCGGCCCTGGCCAGAGGAAGCAAGGAAAGCCTGGTCGGACGCTTCTTTGAATTCCGCATCGAGCCGCTTGATTTCGATGAATACCTGGGATTCACGGGCCTGGAGATCGACCGCAGGCGGGAGAAGGTATATGAGATGGAAATCAAGCGGGGCCTTCGGCACCATGCCCTCACCGGGGGTTTTATCGAAGCCCTGAGACTCGACGACCTGCAGAGGAGAAGATATTTCCGCGAAAGCCTGCTGGAACGCGTGATATTCAGGGATATTCCCGAGCAGTTTTCCGTGAGATCCACGGACTTGCCTTATCGCATGATGTCCATCTTCTGCGAGCACCCGGGGTTGCTGCTGGATTACAAAAACCTGGCAAGCGACCTGGGATACGACCAGAGGACCATCGCAGCACATGTTTCCTGCCTGGAGTATTCCCTTCTGGTGAAAAAGCTGTTCAATTATTAACCCGATCGTCTTACCAGTGAGAAGAAAGCCAGGAAACTCTATCCAACCAGTACCGCCTTCACGGCTGCCCTGTCGGGAGAAAGCGGTTTCGCAAGGCTAGCGGAGCAGTACTTCGCGAATACGCTCAAGGCGCATTTTTTCTGGCGTTCGCCTCAGAAAGACGAGGTGGACCTGGTGCTATCCCTGGACGATGAGGTCATTCCCGTAGAGATAAAGATGCGTGCGGACATCAAGGCAAGAGACGCCAGGTCCCTTTTCAAGTTCATGGCCAGATACGGAATCCCCAGGGGGCTTATGATTTCCCTCGATTCGGAGACGAGCTTCGACGACGGTGTAAGAAAGGTGGAGGTGATTCCTTACTGGAGGTATTGGACCATCAGAAGATGGATCGGCCACCTGCTGACACGCGGTACATGAAGCCATTTCGCATGGTAAATTCCCATGCAGGGAGCATGAATCCCGCACGAGGCACGAGTCCGTCTCGGACGCTTCCGTCGCTATCCAGCGCGCGACACGCCAAGCCTGGATGTGGCGGACGATATTCGAACCGGCCCGCCGTTGCGCGAGGTTCGTACGAGGAAATGACCGGGGTCCTCTCCTCGGTATGAAAACGCGGCGTGAGCGGGCAGCCGTCCGGATGCTGCATGTCAGGCGCGGAAATCGTAGGATCCACGCAGGAGGCGGCGCAGGGCGGTCTCCAGCGCCTCCCGGTTGAGGCCGGGCGCCACGCCCCCTCCCCGCTGCCAGGCCAGCACTCCCCGCAGGAAGCGTGCCTTCTCACCCAGCGAAAGGCGCCCCAGGGCGCGCCTGAGTTCGGGCCTCACTCCCCCGCGCAGCAGGGTGAGAAGGGACCACTCCCGCGCCGTGCGCTCCCGGTCGGCCGCGGTGGCCGCGCGGTAGAGGGCGCCGGGCGCCGACCTCCCGCACTCCGCCGCGGCCAGCCCCGCCAGCCGGCCTGTGGAGAGGGCGGAGGAGATGCCCTCCCCCAGGGAGTTCATGAACCCGGCCGCCTCCCCAGCCACCAGAACGCGCCCGGTCCCCAGGCAGAAGCGGTTGATGGCGGCGGGGAAGACGGCGCGGCACCCCAGGGTCATGACCGCCTCGCGGGAGCGGAACCCGAAATCCCTGCGCAGCATGGCCAGGAAGGCCGCGCGGGTGGGGCCGATCCGCTCCCCCCGCCGCACGGAGGTGTCCACCACCATGAGGTCGTCCTTGAAATAGCAGGCGGGGTAGACGCCGTACGCCGCGTCCATGAAGACGTGAAACACCCCTGGCTCCAGTTCCGTCTCGCAGCGGTGGTACTCGTGGCGGACGCAGATGTAGGGAGCGCCTTCGGGGAACCAGGGGTCGATCCTCCTCGTCACCATGGAGAGGCCTCCGTCCGCGGCGACGAGCGCCCTGGCGGTCAGCCTGCTCTGCCGGCCGTCCCGGACGCAGAGCACCTCCACCCGGTCGGACCATTCGCAGAAATCGACCAGCCTGGCCCCGTCCCATACCTCCGCTCCCGACGACTCGCACAGCCAGCGGTCGAAACGGTCGCGCCAAACGCTGAGCCCGTTCTCCTCCACCTCCAGGCGGAAGCCGCGATCGAGGTAGAGATTGATCCCGCGCACCTCGGAGGGGCGGCACATGACCTCCGCGGGGACGGGGGGGTAATGGGCTTGCAGGAACTCCCTCGCCTCCTTGAAGAGATACCCGGCGCAGGGCTTCAGGCGCGGCATCCTCTTCTTCTCCAGCAGGAGCACGCGCAGCCCGCCCTCCTTCGCAGCCTTCGCCGCCGCCGCTCCTGCGGGCCCACCTCCCACCACTACCAGGTCATAGTCGAATCCCCTCATCAAGGCTCCCTCCCCTCGCTGCGGAGCCCGCCCGGCGGCGCGCCCCGGGAAAGGCCGTGTATCGAGATGGCCGGCCGCTACCTCTGCCCCCGGCTTCCCCCGAACCGCACTGGGACACGCCGGCGGCCGGCCTTTTTTCGCGGGGAAACGTTTTCGCGCCCGGCTGCATGAAGCCACCTCAATCTACCACATCGCGGCGTGGCGCGTCTCCTCTTCCGCCCGCCGCCACGGAAGACCCCTCGGTGTTCTCCGGCCATGGCGCGCCCCCTTTCGAAACGCGGTGCCGGCCCCGGCGCTCCAGGGGACTCGTCCCCGCCCGTGAGCTGCAGAGGCCGCAAGCCCGCGCTCTCTGCCTTCTCCTCCACGGTCGCCGTCATGACCCGTGCCTCAGGGGCGGTACCTGTGCACCGACGCCAGCATGGTCCTGACGTTCTCCGGCCTGGCGTCCGCGGGTATGGTGCACCCGGAGCTGAGGATGAATCCCCCGTCCGCGCCCACCTCGGTGATCAGCCTGCGGCAATACTCGTCCACCTCCTCCGGGTCGCCCAGCTTGAGCAAGGCGGCGGGGACGTCCCCCATGATGCACATGTGGTCCCCCAGGACCTCCTTGGCCTTGAAGATGTCCGAGGCGCCGTCGAGGTTGAGGATGCACTTTCCCCGGGGCAGGTTCTTGAGGTAGGGGAAGAAGGCCGTCCAGTCGCTGTCGAAATGCAGCAGCGGGGTCACTCCCCTGCGCACCCAGAACTCGCACATCTCCTGCCACTCCGGGAGGGCGAATTCCTCGAACTGCCGGGGGCTGAGGCAGGAGGCGCTGGTGCGGGTGCCTCCCATGAACACCCGCTTGAGGCCGCTCATCCTCACCATCGCCGCTCCCTGCATCTGCATGGTCTTCATGAGGGCGCGGCTGGCGGCCTTGACCTCCTCGGGACGGCGGAACAGATCGAGGACGAAGTCGTTGAAGGAGCGCATGAAGAGGGAGATGTATTCCATGGGGGTGAAGACGATGTTGAAGGCCACCATGGACTCCACCCCCCTGCGCTGCCAGCGCCTCATGGACGACCGCACCTTCATGATGTCCGTCCCCGCCTGAGCGAAGACCTTGAGCATCCCTACGGGGTTCCCCAGCTCCGGGGTGCTTAGCTTCATCTTGTCCAGGATCCAGCGCAGGGGGCCGCGCTCCGCGATGAGGCGGTATTCCTCGGGCTCCATCACCGCCTTCTCCACGAACTGGAACTGCGCGTCCGCGGGCACTCCCCGCACGCCGGGCATGACTGGCGGGTTGGGGAAGATGAGCTGCATGATGCGCCCCAGTCCCGCGTAGGAGAGGTTCTGTCCGTCCACGCCGCCCAGGTCCCGCAGGGTCCTCTCCAGCGCCGCGTCCGCCTTCCCGATGTCGAAGAGCATCTCGTGCTGGGTGATGCCCGCGTAACGGGCGGCAAAAAAGTCCAGGATGGGAACCACCGGCACGCGATCCGGCTTCCCCAGGCGAACGGCGGTCTCGATGCGTTCGCGCGCGTCCATCTTCAACATCCTTCCTCTCTTGCCAGCCGGGCCTCGGCCGCCCGGCACCGCTTGACGTCTCGAACCGCTCACGGTCGACTTCCAGGACCTGCCATCACCTCGCGCCGCCCCCGCCTTGGTCCTGCCCGGCGGCAGCGAAAGGGAGGGTGCGCTCGCGAGCCCGCTTTCCTTGATGCTCGGCTAGCTCATGCTCCCAGGTAGAGGCTCGCTAGCCTCACCGCCTGGGCGGCGTCCGCGCCGAAGGCGTCGGCCCCAGCGTATTCCACCACCTTCTCGTTCACCGGGCCGCCGCCGAGGATGACCTTCACCCCGTCGCGCAGGCCGGCCTCCGCCACCGCCTCCACCGTCTCCTTCATGGAATCGAAGGCCAGGGTGAGCAGCCCCGAGAGCGCCAGCAGGCGCGCGCCCGTCTCCTCGAGCTTCCGCACGAAGGCGGCGGGCTCGACATCGACCCCCAGGTCGTGGACCTCGAACCCCTCGCAGCGCAGCAGGGTGGAGACGATGTTCTTCCCTATGTCGTGGATGTCACCCTTCACGGTGCCGATGACCACCGCGCCTTTTCCCGCCTCCTTGCCCGCCTGCAGGTGGGGCTCGATGAGCGCCACCGCCTCCTTGAAGATCTCGGCGGACATGATCAGCTCGGAGAGAAAGTACTCGCCGGCCTCGAAACGCCTTCCCACCTCGGACATCCCCTCCCTCAGGCCTTCCACCAGGGAGAGAGGATCGCCGCCCTCCTCCAGGGCCGCGCGTACCTCCGCCAGCGCCTCATCCTCCCTGAGCTCCGCCAGCAACACAGCGAGGGTCTCGCCCATGCGTTCACTCCTTTCCTTGCTCTCCTCACCCGTGCCCGCACACCCTGTACCCCGCGGAGCAGCGGGAGTGATGGCCGCTTCCTCTCGTCCTCGTCGCCGTGTCGTGACCGGACGCGCCGCCGGGGCGCGCCGGGGCTCACCTCGCCTCGGACGCTACGCCGTAGAAGGCCCTCGCGAACTCCAGCGCATCGCACGCCTCCCGTCCCCAGGCGTCGGCGCCCGCGAACTCGCATACCTTTCCCGTCACCGCCCCGCCCCCCAGCATGATCCTCACCCTCTCCCTGCAGCCGGCGCGCTCGAAGCCCCACACCGTCTCGCGCATGGCCTCGTAGGCGGGCGTGATGAGGGCGCTCATCCCCACCACCCGGGCTCCGCTCTTCTCCGCCGCCTCCACGAAACGCCAGGGCGCGACGTTCACCCCCAGGTCGATGACCTCGAAACCCGAGCAGCGCAGGAGGGAGCACACGATGTCCTTGCCGATATCGTGGACGTCCCCCAGCGGCGTCCCCATGACCACCCTGAGGTCCGACCCCCGCGCCCGCGTGCCCTGCAGGGCCCGGTCGACGAGGGCACCTATCTCGCTGAAGATCTCGCCCGACATGATCAGCCCGCTCAGGTAGTACTCATGCCTCTGGTAACGCCTCCCGACCTCGTCCATGCCCCGGCGGGCGGCCTCGACCACCCGCAACGGGTCCGCGCCCGCCGCCAGCATCTCCTCCGCCGCAGCCAGGGCCTCCTCCTCCCTCAGGCCAGATATGGCGAGGAGGAGCCTCTCCTCGGCGCAGCTTTCCCCGGCTTCCGCCCCGGGCGCCTGGATTTCCTTCACCAGGCGCAAGGCACGCCTCCTTCTCTCCATCCCTTCCTCACATCCTCACGTAGAACGGCACAGGGAACGGAATACGAACCTGTCTCCCCGGTAGATCATCCATCCCCATGCCACCCTGCGGTCATTGGCCGTCCACACCAGCTGTTCCATGCAGAAGGCGGGGGTCCCTTTCCGCGACGCCAGGACCTCCGCCTCGCGCGGGCCGAGCACGGTGGCGGAGAGGCTCAGCTCCGCCCTGACCGGCATCAGCGCGGGACAGCGTGAGAAGAGGTCGGCGGTGGTCCCCTGCCCGAGTTCCGCTTCCAGCAGGGGCAAAGATGGGTCGTAGAGGAGGTATTTACGGTCGAAGGCCAGGGGCTCTCCCGCGTCCTCGAGGATCCTCTCCAGATAGACGACCCGCTCCCCTTCCTCGATGCCCAGCCTCGCGGCCGGCGTCTTCCCGGCCTCTACCAGCGCGGCTTTGAGCAGGCGCACGGACGCGGAGACCCCCCGGTTCCGCATCTCCTCCTGAAAATCGGGGATGAGGAAAACGCCTCCGTCCGTCCTGGGGCCGACGACGAAAGTGCCCCTGCCCCTCTCGCGGCGGAGCATCCCTTCCTCCACCAGCAGGGCGATGGCCCGCCGCACGGTCATACGGCTGAGGTTGAACCTCTCGCACAGCTCGACCTCCGGGTCCAGGCGGTCGCCGGGTCGAAGTTCGCCGTCTATGATCCGGCCGCGCAGGATACGTGCGAGCCGGAAATAGGCGGGGGCTTCAGCGTCATCGACCGCCTTTTCCCATGCCATGCCCATGCCAGTTCCCATCCTCAGGTCAATAGACAGTTTATAGTATATATGTTCATTTAATGTCTATACATTTATACTACGAGGGGTTAGGGGGGTCAATACCTCCGCGGGGACTCCCGAAGATGCTCCTTCCCCGACGGGCGCGGGCGATCCATACGGGCACCGCGAAAGGGTCTCCGGGGAATCGGTTACGGCGGAACCGAACCTTCCGCCCGGGGTCATCGACACGGCGAAAGACCGGCCCGGCCCTCCTCGAAACGGGCCGGTAGCGATGGCGGCGGCCGGATGCTGCGCCGGGGTGCGGATGCCCCGCAAGTCCGGCGGGAGCGTGAAGCGCAACGGGATATGGCGGCGGCCGGATGCGTTGTCGGGTCACGGATACGGCATGAGCTCCCCGTTCCTTGAACGCAATAACGCGATGCACCCGCGACGCCGGTTGATGGGGTACCGCGTCATGGGCTCCCTATTCCCCGGCGTCTCCTTTTGTTTCCGCCTCCGCATCCGCTATCCAGGCGGAGAGGGCCTCCACGATCCTTTTCGCCTGCTCCACGCTGGAGATGTTGAACTTGGCCTGCTGGCGGTACTCGTCGTTCATCTTGCGGTAACGCCGGATGGTGAAACGGTCCGGGCCGTAGTCGCCCTTTGTTTGCTCCCACTGGCGGTAGCGGAAGATCACCGTGGCCCAGGCGCCGCGCGAGAGCACCACCCTATCCAGCTCCCGCACCACCTGGACCCCTTCCTCCTCGTAGTTGATGGTGATGTCGTCGATGTCCGAGAACAAGCCCTCCTCCTTCCGCTCACCATGCCAGCTCGATGCCGATGGGGCAGTGGTCGGAGCCCGTGACCTCCGGCAGGATGCAGGCGGCCTTCACCCTGTCCCGCAGCTCGTCGCTGACGAAGAAATAGTCTATCCTCCAGCCGATGTTCCTCTCCCTCGCCCTGGTCTTAAGGTCCCACCAGGTGTAATGCCCCGGCTCCCGGTTGAACATGCGGAAGGTGTCAGAGTAACCATGCGCCACGAACTTGTCCAGCCAGGCCCTCTCCTCGGGAAGGAAGCCCGACACCTTGCTGTTCTCTTTGGGCCGCGCCAGGTCGATCTCCCGGTGCGCGGTGTTAAAATCGCCGCAGGCTATGATCCCCTTTCCCTTTCTCCTCAGCGCCTCGGCGTGGTCCAGGAAAGCGTCGTAGAACTCCATCTTGAACCTGAGGCGTTCCCTGGACTGCTTGCCGTTGGGGAAATAGACGTTGAAGAGGATGAATTCGCCGTAGTCGGCGATGAGCGTTCGGCCTTCGGCGTCGAACCTGGGGATGCCGAAGCCGCTCCTCACCGCGAGGGGCTCGGGCCTGGAGTACAGGGCCACGCCGCTGTAACCCCTGCGCTCAGCGGCGGAAAAGAAGACGTGGTAGCCGTCCACCTCGCGCAGCTCCCGCGGCACCTGTTCCTCCGCCGCCTTGGTCTCCTGAACGCAGAGGATGTCCGGCCTGCGGGAGAGGAACCAGTCGAGAAAACCCTTGGAGTGGGCCGCTCGCAGCCCGTTCACGTTCCAAGAGAAAAGGGTCATCCTGCCCATACCGCCTGCCTTACCGCACCCATCGCCGGCGCCTCCCGGCCCACCGGACCGGTTCGGAAGCGGAGCCCGGCCCTGCCCGGCCCTGCCGCGGGTGGACCGGCGCGAGCGCGCCGCCATGGGCGTTCGCCGGCGCTCACCCGCCGCCGCTTACCGTGATATTTCCTATGATATTCCACTGCTCCCCGCGGGGAAACCCGCCGCCGGCCCGCACGCTTCTTCCGGCGTCCCGGCTCCCGGCATGCCCGCCCGGAAATCCCGCTGGAAACCCTTCACGGGCAAGCCCTCACCCGCGCACGGGACCTTCCCATCCGTCCCGGAGGTCTTCGTTTTCCGCCTGCTCCTCTCCTTCCCCCCGCCGCGGCGCCGGGACGGCGGCGAGAAGAGGGGTAGCGGGCGGGACAAGGGGGTAGAATCATGATTGAGGGTCAAAACCGCGGCTTCGCGTCGGGGCTGCGGCGGCGGAACACGGTGCGGGGGATGTATGTCCGGCCGGCATGGGGGACACGGGGCACGTCGATCCCCGGCATGATGGCAGCCGGTGCGGGAGAGCCTCATATCGGGGCCCGGACGGTGAGCGGACTCCGCCGCAGCGGGGACGAGCGGTCGCGGGCGGAGACCCCGGACTGGAGCGCGGCCCATGGAGGAAATACCCGGAAGAGAAGACGCGCGGCCGGACGGGGCGAGACACTCGCCCAGAGAGGGCTCCGGCAAGAGGAGCGGAACGGGACCGCCGCGCGGGGGACATCCGGGACACGATGTCTCCAGGGCAAGGGGGGCGACACGGTGTTGCGTAACGCGGACGGAGAGGCGGGATCCGAGGGCGGCGGCGGGCTTTTCCGGGCCATCGCGGACGGAGCGAAGGACGCCTTTATCTTAGTGGACGACCGGGGAGCCATCGTCTACATGAACCCCTCGGGAGAGGAGCTCCTCGGTTACGCCGCGGAAGAGGTGAAGGGCCGTTCCCTGCACGAGCTGCTCATCCCGGAAAGGTACCGCGAAGGCGCCGCGAAGGCCTTCGAGGCCATGGCAAGGGGCGGCGGCGAGGGCGTCTCGGGCGGCGTGCGCGAGTTCACCGCCCTGCGCAGGAACGGCGTCGAGTTCCCCCTGGAGGTGTCCGTGTCCTCCTGCTCCCTGGAGGGGCGCAGGTATTATTTCGCCATCTGCCGCGACCTGAGCGAGCGCAAGCGCCTGGAGAAGGAACTCCACGGCTATCGCGACCACCTGGAGGCGCTGGTGAAGAGCCGCACCCAGCGCCTGCGGGAGATGGCCGAGCATTACCGCTCCCTGGTGGAGACCTCACCGGACTGCATCGTCCTCACCGACCTGGGGGGCGAGATCCTCATGATCAATCGCTCCGGAGTGCGGCTCTTCGGGTACGAAAAGGCCGAGGAGATGCTGGGGAGGAGCGTGCTGGACTTATTCCCCCCCGAGGAAAGGCAGCGGGCCAGGGCCTCCATGCGCACGCGGGCGGAGGGGGAGTCGGTGAGGAACGACGTCTACGAGCTTCTGCGCAGGGACGGCTCGCGTTTCCACGCCGAGGTCAGCGCCTCGCTGATGCGGGACGCGGAGGGAAAGCCGGTGGGGTTCGTGAGCGTGACGCGCGACATCAGCGACCGCAGGCGCGCCGAGGAACGGCTGCGGAAGATAAACCGCTGTTTCCTGGGACTGGGCCCCGATCCGCTGGAGAACATGCAGCGCCTCGCGCAGACCGCCCGTGAGGTACTGGAGGCCGATATGGCAAGATATACCAGGAAATACGAAGAGGGCGTTCTGTCCTTCTCTACCCTCCGCCCCGGGGAAGGGTTCGCCGCCGTGGATGGTCCGGCGGACCACCTCTGTTCCCGGCTCCTCTCCACCGGCATGGCGGGCCCTCTGACCACCGCGGACCTGGACCCGGAAGCCCTGGCGGGAGACCCCGACGTGAGGGAGCGCGGCCTGCGCTCCTGCCTGCTGCACCCTGTGCGCGCGCACGGGGAGACGGTGGGCTGCCTGACCGTGATGTGCGCCGGGGAACGCGCCTTCTCTTCTCTGGAAAAAGATACCATAGCCGCCATCTCCCGCGCGCTGGGCATCGAGGAGGAGCGCTTCGCCTACGAGGAGAGCCTGCGCGACTTCGTGGACGTCGCCTCCCACGAGCTGAGGCACCCGGTGGCGCTGCTGGCGGGGTTCGCCGAGACCCTGGCGGAGAGCGGCGAGGAGATGGACGGCGCCACGCGCCGGGAGGTGGCCGGGGCCATCAGTCAGGCCTCCCAGCGCCACACCGCCATCGCCAGGGACCTGCTGGAGGTATCCCTCGCGGAACGGGACCGCTTCTCCATCCACAGGTCGCAGGGGAACCTGGCCGCGCTGGTGGAGGCCGCGGCACGGGAGATGCGGGAACGCCTGCCGTGCGCCGCGGTGACCACGAGGTCCGCGGAAGACCTCGGTCCTCTCTCCTTCGACGCGGAGAGGATACGGAGCCTGCTGGTCATCCTCGTGGAGAACGCCCATAAGTTCGCTCCCCCGGGGTCGGACATCGAGGTGAGCGTGGAGGCGGGGGATGGGGGCGCCCTGGTATCGGTCATGGACCGGGGAGTGGGGATAGCGGAGGAGCACCGGCAACGCATCTTCGAGCGTTTCTACCAGGTGGAGGAGGCGCAGCACCATTCCCGCCCCGGCCTGGGGCTGGGCCTTTACCTCGCCCGGCGCATCGTGGAGGCCCACGGCGGCCGCATCTGGCACGAACCCCGGGACGGAGGGGGTTCCGTCTTCCGCTTCACCCTCCCCGCGCCGTAGCCCCGACGGCGCTCGCGCGCCGCGGGGACGTTCTTCTGGGCGAGGCCGCGGGCCGGCACGGGGCGCCCGGCCCCCCCCGCCCCATGACCCGGAACCCCGCCGGGAAGTATAATCACGCCCGTGGAGACCCTGTCGCAAAAAGAGGGGGCCGAGAGAGGGAGGTCACATGGTGGACGGCTCGGTTAAGTACGTGCTGGCGTTCAATTCCAGCCCTCGCAGGGAGAAGGGCTTCACCGCCATGGTGCTGGAGCGCTTTATGTCCGGAGCCGCATCGGCGGGGGCGGAGACGGAGACGGTGTACCTGGCGGAGAAGAAGATAGCCGACTGTCTGGGGTGTACCTGGTGCTGGTTCAAGACCCCCGAGGTATGCCGCCACAAGGACGATGTGCCGGAGCTGCACCGCAAGATGCTCCGCGCCGACGTGCTGGTATACGCCACCCCGCTCTACATCTGCACTATGAGCGCGGTCATGAAACGCTTCCTGGACCGTATCATGCCCCTGGCCGAACCCTACCAGGAATACCGCGACGGCGTGTGCAGCCACCCCCACGAACACCGGCGCGACCGGGAGACGCGCACCGTCCTCGTCTCCACCTGCGGCTTCCCGGGACTGAGGAACTTCGACCCCCTGGTCTTCACCTTTGAACGCATAGCGGAGGTGGGGGGAGGCACCCTGCACGCCTCCATCCTCTTCCCCTCCTCGGTGCTGCTGGCGCGCGACCCCTGCCCTGCCGCGGAGCAGCTCGAATACGTCTTCCGCGCCGGCCGGGAG includes these proteins:
- a CDS encoding transposase → WAFREGYTVEELNEILDEWNHLYNYERPHQSLGYLTPMEFLKRWSEGSEDRAYVSTM
- a CDS encoding ATP-binding protein, giving the protein MLGAHEESVLGSRLSEAGRIFLFLDEIQKLPEWAEKMKVLYDMHPRVKVFLSGSASPALARGSKESLVGRFFEFRIEPLDFDEYLGFTGLEIDRRREKVYEMEIKRGLRHHALTGGFIEALRLDDLQRRRYFRESLLERVIFRDIPEQFSVRSTDLPYRMMSIFCEHPGLLLDYKNLASDLGYDQRTIAAHVSCLEYSLLVKKLFNY
- a CDS encoding FAD-dependent monooxygenase, yielding MRGFDYDLVVVGGGPAGAAAAKAAKEGGLRVLLLEKKRMPRLKPCAGYLFKEAREFLQAHYPPVPAEVMCRPSEVRGINLYLDRGFRLEVEENGLSVWRDRFDRWLCESSGAEVWDGARLVDFCEWSDRVEVLCVRDGRQSRLTARALVAADGGLSMVTRRIDPWFPEGAPYICVRHEYHRCETELEPGVFHVFMDAAYGVYPACYFKDDLMVVDTSVRRGERIGPTRAAFLAMLRRDFGFRSREAVMTLGCRAVFPAAINRFCLGTGRVLVAGEAAGFMNSLGEGISSALSTGRLAGLAAAECGRSAPGALYRAATAADRERTAREWSLLTLLRGGVRPELRRALGRLSLGEKARFLRGVLAWQRGGGVAPGLNREALETALRRLLRGSYDFRA
- a CDS encoding cobalamin B12-binding domain-containing protein translates to MGETLAVLLAELREDEALAEVRAALEEGGDPLSLVEGLREGMSEVGRRFEAGEYFLSELIMSAEIFKEAVALIEPHLQAGKEAGKGAVVIGTVKGDIHDIGKNIVSTLLRCEGFEVHDLGVDVEPAAFVRKLEETGARLLALSGLLTLAFDSMKETVEAVAEAGLRDGVKVILGGGPVNEKVVEYAGADAFGADAAQAVRLASLYLGA
- a CDS encoding cobalamin B12-binding domain-containing protein yields the protein MRLVKEIQAPGAEAGESCAEERLLLAISGLREEEALAAAEEMLAAGADPLRVVEAARRGMDEVGRRYQRHEYYLSGLIMSGEIFSEIGALVDRALQGTRARGSDLRVVMGTPLGDVHDIGKDIVCSLLRCSGFEVIDLGVNVAPWRFVEAAEKSGARVVGMSALITPAYEAMRETVWGFERAGCRERVRIMLGGGAVTGKVCEFAGADAWGREACDALEFARAFYGVASEAR
- a CDS encoding GntR family transcriptional regulator; amino-acid sequence: MGMAWEKAVDDAEAPAYFRLARILRGRIIDGELRPGDRLDPEVELCERFNLSRMTVRRAIALLVEEGMLRRERGRGTFVVGPRTDGGVFLIPDFQEEMRNRGVSASVRLLKAALVEAGKTPAARLGIEEGERVVYLERILEDAGEPLAFDRKYLLYDPSLPLLEAELGQGTTADLFSRCPALMPVRAELSLSATVLGPREAEVLASRKGTPAFCMEQLVWTANDRRVAWGWMIYRGDRFVFRSLCRST
- a CDS encoding alpha/beta fold hydrolase, which translates into the protein MAYRVTMRRFFLLAVPTLGGAALWRIAVEPMPREDTGCTASLDTRTETAVTADGIELRMKRYAREGAQPVLLVHGFFGNGLEFDVPHRGHNLALYLAEHGYDVWISSFRGCGREPYRCGVGDWRHSVDHLAALDAPALVDRIRESTGRRPIWIGHSMGGMVLYMYLQGVKSAGGGGELRVSLDPEVAEERNRAVLGGITIGSPPGLHRGGGDWIRDLERMPFFRALAGALLRWLAVQDRLSPRVPASRIGEMVTRFPRLGRVLAVRGPVARFLYNADNVDPDAGWSLLKWASDNVTARMAAQIVALARDPDFRDFHREVNYTAHMQAITAPLFFITGTKDFVGDENVRLDAYEKVSSQPRRFQCYRDYGHTDLVMGKRVCEEVYPDILSWIEELCSRGR
- the xth gene encoding exodeoxyribonuclease III; this translates as MGRMTLFSWNVNGLRAAHSKGFLDWFLSRRPDILCVQETKAAEEQVPRELREVDGYHVFFSAAERRGYSGVALYSRPEPLAVRSGFGIPRFDAEGRTLIADYGEFILFNVYFPNGKQSRERLRFKMEFYDAFLDHAEALRRKGKGIIACGDFNTAHREIDLARPKENSKVSGFLPEERAWLDKFVAHGYSDTFRMFNREPGHYTWWDLKTRARERNIGWRIDYFFVSDELRDRVKAACILPEVTGSDHCPIGIELAW